From a region of the Daphnia magna isolate NIES linkage group LG1, ASM2063170v1.1, whole genome shotgun sequence genome:
- the LOC116929076 gene encoding echinoderm microtubule-associated protein-like 2 isoform X4: MFNSLISDIGHGRTRTPNSSMRTSFVSTSNSLQTAKRWSSTSDFVPTNGLISRKSDSNSLLNLNAKYPVGNMTRYGTRSAVYSSDEGFVKFPFKGRNINLYIPSAQREKYSASQTLPLPEAKLKMEWVYGYRGKDCRSNLHLIPTGELVYCIAAIVVLFDAEEHGQRFYLGHTGDVKCLAIHPNKLLIASGQAAGRDPYEGTPHVRIWNSVSLQTLFVLGQGDFGKSVSCVAFSKADGGSMLLIIDESPDQTLSLWEWQKGERGQRIAETRCSSDLVVAVEWNPVPRERFAFVTSGKGHVCFWSLENGTLGRKLGVFESRDKPKYITCLAFADNGDCITGDSNGSLIIWLKGSNLIQKTIRNAHEGPVFCLLTLKDGRLVSGGGKDGQLVLWDLPSYRRTGYITEIPEKYGNVRVAVQGKGSQILVGTTRNCILRGSFDIPFTPLMVGHTEESTGLCVHPSQSQFLSFGYDGRLQLWDTMSRTIIWGKDIRDPIQSACFSPEGQVLVIASTCGKWFVMDSQTRDIYATHMDGTEPVQVVKFSPNGKMLAIGSKDASIYIYQVLDKYRKYYRVGKCVGHTGFVSQMDWACDNLHLQTNSGDCELLYWNTGVCRQITQPSSMRDMEWSSVTCPIGPTSFGVLSEGSEGTDVNSCCASHSRRLLVSGDDGGRLKLFTYPSSQPKSPCHSYQGHSNISCVCFLSDDTRVLSAGGRDSSIIQWTVESS, encoded by the exons ATG TTCAACAGTTTGATTTCCGATATTGGACACGGTAGAACCAGAACGCCTAATTCTTCTATGCGGACATCGTTTGTGTCAACATCAAATAGCCTGCAAACCGCTAAGCGGTGGAGTTCAACCAGTGACTTTGTACCCACCAACGGCCTCATCTCAag AAAATCAGATTCCAATTCGTTGCTTAACCTCAACGCAAAATATCCTGTTGGAAACATGACGAGGTATGG GACGCGCAGCGCCGTTTACAGCAGTGACGAAGGCTTCGTCAAGTTTCCCTTTAAAG GTCGCAACATCAATCTTTACATTCCCAGCGCACAACGCGAAAAATATTCGGCGTCGCAGACTTTGCCACTCCCGGAAGCAAAACTAAAAATGGAATGGGT TTATGGATATCGCGGAAAGGACTGCCGATCAAATTTGCATCTTATTCCAACCGGCGAACTAGTCTACTGCATTGCGGCTATTGTCGTACTTTTCGACGCCGAAGAGCACG GACAGCGATTTTATCTTGGCCATACCGGCGACGTGAAATG CTTAGCTATTCATCCGAACAAGTTATTGATTGCGTCCGGTCAAGCAGCTGGTCGAGATCCTTACGAAGGCACG CCCCATGTTCGAATATGGAATTCGGTCAGCCTTCAAACCCTTTTTGTACTTGGGCAAGGAGACTTTGGCAAATCTGTTTCTTGCGTTGCTTTTTCAAAAGCG GATGGTGGCAGTATGTTACTGATTATAGATGAGTCGCCAGATCAAACGTTATCCTTGTGGGAGTGGCAAAAGGGTGAAAGAGGGCAAAGAATTGCGGAAACAAGG TGCTCTTCGGATTTGGTGGTGGCAGTTGAATGGAATCCCGTTCCGAGAGAACGTTTCGCTTTTGTTACTAGTGGAAAAGGACACGTATGTTTTTGGTCTCTCGAAAATGGTACCTTAGGCCGCAAGCTAGGCGTCTTCGAATCACGTGATAAGCCAAAATATATTACCTGCCTGGCCTTCGCTGATAACGGAGAC TGCATTACCGGCGATTCCAATGGATCTCTCATAATTTGGTTAAAGG GGTCAAATTTAATTCAGAAAACCATTCGTAACGCGCACGAAGGCCCCGTTTTCTGTTTGCTTACCCTAAAAGACGGGCGGCTTGTCTCTGGAGGCGGTAAAGACGGCCAACTAGTTCTCTGGGATTTGCCATCGTATCGAAGGACGGGGTACATTACTGAA ATTCCGGAGAAGTATGGAAATGTGCGCGTTGCTGTTCAAGGAAAAGGATCGCAGATCTTAGTCGGCACGACGCGGAACTGCATATTGAGAGGCAGCTTCGACATACCATTTACACCT TTAATGGTTGGTCATACGGAGGAATCAACGGGCTTGTGCGTTCATCCCTCCCAATCGCAGTTTTTGTCTTTCGGCTACGATGGACGACTTCAACTCTGGGACACCATGAGTCGTACCATAATTTGGGGCAAAGATATCAGAGACCCGATACAATCTGCCTGTTTTTCGCCTGAAGGCCAAGTACTTGTTATTGCCAGCACCTGTGGAAAATGGTTTGTCATGGATTCACAGACCCGAGATATCTACGCAACGCATATGGATGGCACGGAGCCAGTTCAG GTAGTGAAATTTTCGCCAAATGGCAAGATGTTGGCCATCGGATCCAAAGATGCATCGATCTACATCTACCAAGTCTTGGACAAATATCGAAAATATTATAGAGTGGGAAAATGCGTG GGCCACACGGGTTTTGTCAGCCAAATGGATTGGGCCTGCGATAACTTACATCTTCAGACAAATTCTGGAGATTGTGAATTACTATATT GGAATACTGGAGTTTGCCGTCAAATAACGCAACCGTCTAGTATGCGAGATATGGAGTGGAGCTCAGTTACTTGCCCGATTGGCCCCACTTCTTTCGGAGTTTTATCCGAAGGAAGTGAGGGAACTGACGTCAATTCATGTTGCGCATCTCATTCCAGGAGACTTTTAGTCTCAGGAGATGATGGAGGACGCCTTAAGCTGTTCACGTATCCTTCATCTCAACCCAAA TCACCTTGCCATTCCTACCAGGGGCACAGCAACATTTCGTGTGTTTGTTTCTTATCAGATGATACACGAGTTTTGTCGGCTGGAGGCCGAGATTCATCAATAATTCAATGGACTGTGGAAAGTTCGTAG
- the LOC116929151 gene encoding protein lin-52 homolog, with protein MSKTKMKAETSSDLEQSLLSTEKLDRASPDIWPERNYPGIEYSVIEPTRSPEIPALPQSIIPQELDKHDYTLIGRYSKLTAQELIVEVKQLQNLAYQLGLEEAKEMTRGKYLNILSSHKRRNL; from the exons atgtcaaaaacaaaaatgaaagctGAAACGTCATCAG ATTTGGAACAAAGTCTACTCAGCACAGAAAAACTAGATCGTGCATCTCCTGATATTTGGCCTGAACGAAATT ATCCAGGGATAGAGTATTCTGTTATTGAACCCACGAGATCCCCCGAAATACCAGCATTACCCCAATCCATAATTCCACAGGAATTGGATAAACATGACTACACCCTGATTGGAC GTTATTCTAAGTTGACAGCTCAGGAATTGATAGTTGAAGTTAAACAGCTGCAAAACTTGGCCTACCAGCTTGGTCTTGAAGAAGCCAAAGAAATGACAAGAGGAAAGTATCTAAATATACTTTCGTCtcataaaagaagaaatttataa
- the LOC116929076 gene encoding echinoderm microtubule-associated protein-like 2 isoform X2, whose amino-acid sequence MENDQDLRDRINSLEKRLDDQNDEMVCLRSTLADALRRIGAIESRRGSSPSKEPVHRRLAQSVSSLTDCNTPNSSQIPRDVSRRQSSSANATIAHSRNSNMSRSNGSLVSECPSSSSASPAPSPSPTSRPQHVQFNSLISDIGHGRTRTPNSSMRTSFVSTSNSLQTAKRWSSTSDFVPTNGLISRKSDSNSLLNLNAKYPVGNMTRTRSAVYSSDEGFVKFPFKGRNINLYIPSAQREKYSASQTLPLPEAKLKMEWVYGYRGKDCRSNLHLIPTGELVYCIAAIVVLFDAEEHGQRFYLGHTGDVKCLAIHPNKLLIASGQAAGRDPYEGTPHVRIWNSVSLQTLFVLGQGDFGKSVSCVAFSKADGGSMLLIIDESPDQTLSLWEWQKGERGQRIAETRCSSDLVVAVEWNPVPRERFAFVTSGKGHVCFWSLENGTLGRKLGVFESRDKPKYITCLAFADNGDCITGDSNGSLIIWLKGSNLIQKTIRNAHEGPVFCLLTLKDGRLVSGGGKDGQLVLWDLPSYRRTGYITEIPEKYGNVRVAVQGKGSQILVGTTRNCILRGSFDIPFTPLMVGHTEESTGLCVHPSQSQFLSFGYDGRLQLWDTMSRTIIWGKDIRDPIQSACFSPEGQVLVIASTCGKWFVMDSQTRDIYATHMDGTEPVQVVKFSPNGKMLAIGSKDASIYIYQVLDKYRKYYRVGKCVGHTGFVSQMDWACDNLHLQTNSGDCELLYWNTGVCRQITQPSSMRDMEWSSVTCPIGPTSFGVLSEGSEGTDVNSCCASHSRRLLVSGDDGGRLKLFTYPSSQPKSPCHSYQGHSNISCVCFLSDDTRVLSAGGRDSSIIQWTVESS is encoded by the exons ATGGAGAACGATCAGGATCTTCGTGATCGTATAAATTCTTTAGAAAAGAGGCTAGATGACCAAAATGATGAAATGGTGTGCCT TCGTTCCACTTTGGCCGACGCGTTGCGTCGAATTGGTGCAATAGAATCTCGGAGAG GTTCCAGCCCGTCCAAAGAACCAGTTCATCGTCGTTTGGCTCAAAGCGTGAGCTCATTGACGGATTGCAATACACCCAACTCATCTCAAATACCACGTGACGTGTCTCGACGTCAATCATCCTCTGCTAATGCGACAATCGCACACAGCCGGAATTCCAATATGTCTCGGTCAAATGGGTCACTAGTGTCCGAATGCCCAAGCTCTAGCAGTGCATCGCCGGCACCGTCACCGTCTCCGACGTCACGGCCACAACATG TACAGTTCAACAGTTTGATTTCCGATATTGGACACGGTAGAACCAGAACGCCTAATTCTTCTATGCGGACATCGTTTGTGTCAACATCAAATAGCCTGCAAACCGCTAAGCGGTGGAGTTCAACCAGTGACTTTGTACCCACCAACGGCCTCATCTCAag AAAATCAGATTCCAATTCGTTGCTTAACCTCAACGCAAAATATCCTGTTGGAAACATGACGAG GACGCGCAGCGCCGTTTACAGCAGTGACGAAGGCTTCGTCAAGTTTCCCTTTAAAG GTCGCAACATCAATCTTTACATTCCCAGCGCACAACGCGAAAAATATTCGGCGTCGCAGACTTTGCCACTCCCGGAAGCAAAACTAAAAATGGAATGGGT TTATGGATATCGCGGAAAGGACTGCCGATCAAATTTGCATCTTATTCCAACCGGCGAACTAGTCTACTGCATTGCGGCTATTGTCGTACTTTTCGACGCCGAAGAGCACG GACAGCGATTTTATCTTGGCCATACCGGCGACGTGAAATG CTTAGCTATTCATCCGAACAAGTTATTGATTGCGTCCGGTCAAGCAGCTGGTCGAGATCCTTACGAAGGCACG CCCCATGTTCGAATATGGAATTCGGTCAGCCTTCAAACCCTTTTTGTACTTGGGCAAGGAGACTTTGGCAAATCTGTTTCTTGCGTTGCTTTTTCAAAAGCG GATGGTGGCAGTATGTTACTGATTATAGATGAGTCGCCAGATCAAACGTTATCCTTGTGGGAGTGGCAAAAGGGTGAAAGAGGGCAAAGAATTGCGGAAACAAGG TGCTCTTCGGATTTGGTGGTGGCAGTTGAATGGAATCCCGTTCCGAGAGAACGTTTCGCTTTTGTTACTAGTGGAAAAGGACACGTATGTTTTTGGTCTCTCGAAAATGGTACCTTAGGCCGCAAGCTAGGCGTCTTCGAATCACGTGATAAGCCAAAATATATTACCTGCCTGGCCTTCGCTGATAACGGAGAC TGCATTACCGGCGATTCCAATGGATCTCTCATAATTTGGTTAAAGG GGTCAAATTTAATTCAGAAAACCATTCGTAACGCGCACGAAGGCCCCGTTTTCTGTTTGCTTACCCTAAAAGACGGGCGGCTTGTCTCTGGAGGCGGTAAAGACGGCCAACTAGTTCTCTGGGATTTGCCATCGTATCGAAGGACGGGGTACATTACTGAA ATTCCGGAGAAGTATGGAAATGTGCGCGTTGCTGTTCAAGGAAAAGGATCGCAGATCTTAGTCGGCACGACGCGGAACTGCATATTGAGAGGCAGCTTCGACATACCATTTACACCT TTAATGGTTGGTCATACGGAGGAATCAACGGGCTTGTGCGTTCATCCCTCCCAATCGCAGTTTTTGTCTTTCGGCTACGATGGACGACTTCAACTCTGGGACACCATGAGTCGTACCATAATTTGGGGCAAAGATATCAGAGACCCGATACAATCTGCCTGTTTTTCGCCTGAAGGCCAAGTACTTGTTATTGCCAGCACCTGTGGAAAATGGTTTGTCATGGATTCACAGACCCGAGATATCTACGCAACGCATATGGATGGCACGGAGCCAGTTCAG GTAGTGAAATTTTCGCCAAATGGCAAGATGTTGGCCATCGGATCCAAAGATGCATCGATCTACATCTACCAAGTCTTGGACAAATATCGAAAATATTATAGAGTGGGAAAATGCGTG GGCCACACGGGTTTTGTCAGCCAAATGGATTGGGCCTGCGATAACTTACATCTTCAGACAAATTCTGGAGATTGTGAATTACTATATT GGAATACTGGAGTTTGCCGTCAAATAACGCAACCGTCTAGTATGCGAGATATGGAGTGGAGCTCAGTTACTTGCCCGATTGGCCCCACTTCTTTCGGAGTTTTATCCGAAGGAAGTGAGGGAACTGACGTCAATTCATGTTGCGCATCTCATTCCAGGAGACTTTTAGTCTCAGGAGATGATGGAGGACGCCTTAAGCTGTTCACGTATCCTTCATCTCAACCCAAA TCACCTTGCCATTCCTACCAGGGGCACAGCAACATTTCGTGTGTTTGTTTCTTATCAGATGATACACGAGTTTTGTCGGCTGGAGGCCGAGATTCATCAATAATTCAATGGACTGTGGAAAGTTCGTAG
- the LOC116929076 gene encoding echinoderm microtubule-associated protein-like 2 isoform X3 codes for MENDQDLRDRINSLEKRLDDQNDEMVCLRSTLADALRRIGAIESRRGSSPSKEPVHRRLAQSVSSLTDCNTPNSSQIPRDVSRRQSSSANATIAHSRNSNMSRSNGSLVSECPSSSSASPAPSPSPTSRPQHVQFNSLISDIGHGRTRTPNSSMRTSFVSTSNSLQTAKRWSSTSDFVPTNGLISRTRSAVYSSDEGFVKFPFKGRNINLYIPSAQREKYSASQTLPLPEAKLKMEWVYGYRGKDCRSNLHLIPTGELVYCIAAIVVLFDAEEHGQRFYLGHTGDVKCLAIHPNKLLIASGQAAGRDPYEGTPHVRIWNSVSLQTLFVLGQGDFGKSVSCVAFSKADGGSMLLIIDESPDQTLSLWEWQKGERGQRIAETRCSSDLVVAVEWNPVPRERFAFVTSGKGHVCFWSLENGTLGRKLGVFESRDKPKYITCLAFADNGDCITGDSNGSLIIWLKGSNLIQKTIRNAHEGPVFCLLTLKDGRLVSGGGKDGQLVLWDLPSYRRTGYITEIPEKYGNVRVAVQGKGSQILVGTTRNCILRGSFDIPFTPLMVGHTEESTGLCVHPSQSQFLSFGYDGRLQLWDTMSRTIIWGKDIRDPIQSACFSPEGQVLVIASTCGKWFVMDSQTRDIYATHMDGTEPVQVVKFSPNGKMLAIGSKDASIYIYQVLDKYRKYYRVGKCVGHTGFVSQMDWACDNLHLQTNSGDCELLYWNTGVCRQITQPSSMRDMEWSSVTCPIGPTSFGVLSEGSEGTDVNSCCASHSRRLLVSGDDGGRLKLFTYPSSQPKSPCHSYQGHSNISCVCFLSDDTRVLSAGGRDSSIIQWTVESS; via the exons ATGGAGAACGATCAGGATCTTCGTGATCGTATAAATTCTTTAGAAAAGAGGCTAGATGACCAAAATGATGAAATGGTGTGCCT TCGTTCCACTTTGGCCGACGCGTTGCGTCGAATTGGTGCAATAGAATCTCGGAGAG GTTCCAGCCCGTCCAAAGAACCAGTTCATCGTCGTTTGGCTCAAAGCGTGAGCTCATTGACGGATTGCAATACACCCAACTCATCTCAAATACCACGTGACGTGTCTCGACGTCAATCATCCTCTGCTAATGCGACAATCGCACACAGCCGGAATTCCAATATGTCTCGGTCAAATGGGTCACTAGTGTCCGAATGCCCAAGCTCTAGCAGTGCATCGCCGGCACCGTCACCGTCTCCGACGTCACGGCCACAACATG TACAGTTCAACAGTTTGATTTCCGATATTGGACACGGTAGAACCAGAACGCCTAATTCTTCTATGCGGACATCGTTTGTGTCAACATCAAATAGCCTGCAAACCGCTAAGCGGTGGAGTTCAACCAGTGACTTTGTACCCACCAACGGCCTCATCTCAag GACGCGCAGCGCCGTTTACAGCAGTGACGAAGGCTTCGTCAAGTTTCCCTTTAAAG GTCGCAACATCAATCTTTACATTCCCAGCGCACAACGCGAAAAATATTCGGCGTCGCAGACTTTGCCACTCCCGGAAGCAAAACTAAAAATGGAATGGGT TTATGGATATCGCGGAAAGGACTGCCGATCAAATTTGCATCTTATTCCAACCGGCGAACTAGTCTACTGCATTGCGGCTATTGTCGTACTTTTCGACGCCGAAGAGCACG GACAGCGATTTTATCTTGGCCATACCGGCGACGTGAAATG CTTAGCTATTCATCCGAACAAGTTATTGATTGCGTCCGGTCAAGCAGCTGGTCGAGATCCTTACGAAGGCACG CCCCATGTTCGAATATGGAATTCGGTCAGCCTTCAAACCCTTTTTGTACTTGGGCAAGGAGACTTTGGCAAATCTGTTTCTTGCGTTGCTTTTTCAAAAGCG GATGGTGGCAGTATGTTACTGATTATAGATGAGTCGCCAGATCAAACGTTATCCTTGTGGGAGTGGCAAAAGGGTGAAAGAGGGCAAAGAATTGCGGAAACAAGG TGCTCTTCGGATTTGGTGGTGGCAGTTGAATGGAATCCCGTTCCGAGAGAACGTTTCGCTTTTGTTACTAGTGGAAAAGGACACGTATGTTTTTGGTCTCTCGAAAATGGTACCTTAGGCCGCAAGCTAGGCGTCTTCGAATCACGTGATAAGCCAAAATATATTACCTGCCTGGCCTTCGCTGATAACGGAGAC TGCATTACCGGCGATTCCAATGGATCTCTCATAATTTGGTTAAAGG GGTCAAATTTAATTCAGAAAACCATTCGTAACGCGCACGAAGGCCCCGTTTTCTGTTTGCTTACCCTAAAAGACGGGCGGCTTGTCTCTGGAGGCGGTAAAGACGGCCAACTAGTTCTCTGGGATTTGCCATCGTATCGAAGGACGGGGTACATTACTGAA ATTCCGGAGAAGTATGGAAATGTGCGCGTTGCTGTTCAAGGAAAAGGATCGCAGATCTTAGTCGGCACGACGCGGAACTGCATATTGAGAGGCAGCTTCGACATACCATTTACACCT TTAATGGTTGGTCATACGGAGGAATCAACGGGCTTGTGCGTTCATCCCTCCCAATCGCAGTTTTTGTCTTTCGGCTACGATGGACGACTTCAACTCTGGGACACCATGAGTCGTACCATAATTTGGGGCAAAGATATCAGAGACCCGATACAATCTGCCTGTTTTTCGCCTGAAGGCCAAGTACTTGTTATTGCCAGCACCTGTGGAAAATGGTTTGTCATGGATTCACAGACCCGAGATATCTACGCAACGCATATGGATGGCACGGAGCCAGTTCAG GTAGTGAAATTTTCGCCAAATGGCAAGATGTTGGCCATCGGATCCAAAGATGCATCGATCTACATCTACCAAGTCTTGGACAAATATCGAAAATATTATAGAGTGGGAAAATGCGTG GGCCACACGGGTTTTGTCAGCCAAATGGATTGGGCCTGCGATAACTTACATCTTCAGACAAATTCTGGAGATTGTGAATTACTATATT GGAATACTGGAGTTTGCCGTCAAATAACGCAACCGTCTAGTATGCGAGATATGGAGTGGAGCTCAGTTACTTGCCCGATTGGCCCCACTTCTTTCGGAGTTTTATCCGAAGGAAGTGAGGGAACTGACGTCAATTCATGTTGCGCATCTCATTCCAGGAGACTTTTAGTCTCAGGAGATGATGGAGGACGCCTTAAGCTGTTCACGTATCCTTCATCTCAACCCAAA TCACCTTGCCATTCCTACCAGGGGCACAGCAACATTTCGTGTGTTTGTTTCTTATCAGATGATACACGAGTTTTGTCGGCTGGAGGCCGAGATTCATCAATAATTCAATGGACTGTGGAAAGTTCGTAG
- the LOC116929076 gene encoding echinoderm microtubule-associated protein-like 2 isoform X1: MENDQDLRDRINSLEKRLDDQNDEMVCLRSTLADALRRIGAIESRRGSSPSKEPVHRRLAQSVSSLTDCNTPNSSQIPRDVSRRQSSSANATIAHSRNSNMSRSNGSLVSECPSSSSASPAPSPSPTSRPQHVQFNSLISDIGHGRTRTPNSSMRTSFVSTSNSLQTAKRWSSTSDFVPTNGLISRKSDSNSLLNLNAKYPVGNMTRYGTRSAVYSSDEGFVKFPFKGRNINLYIPSAQREKYSASQTLPLPEAKLKMEWVYGYRGKDCRSNLHLIPTGELVYCIAAIVVLFDAEEHGQRFYLGHTGDVKCLAIHPNKLLIASGQAAGRDPYEGTPHVRIWNSVSLQTLFVLGQGDFGKSVSCVAFSKADGGSMLLIIDESPDQTLSLWEWQKGERGQRIAETRCSSDLVVAVEWNPVPRERFAFVTSGKGHVCFWSLENGTLGRKLGVFESRDKPKYITCLAFADNGDCITGDSNGSLIIWLKGSNLIQKTIRNAHEGPVFCLLTLKDGRLVSGGGKDGQLVLWDLPSYRRTGYITEIPEKYGNVRVAVQGKGSQILVGTTRNCILRGSFDIPFTPLMVGHTEESTGLCVHPSQSQFLSFGYDGRLQLWDTMSRTIIWGKDIRDPIQSACFSPEGQVLVIASTCGKWFVMDSQTRDIYATHMDGTEPVQVVKFSPNGKMLAIGSKDASIYIYQVLDKYRKYYRVGKCVGHTGFVSQMDWACDNLHLQTNSGDCELLYWNTGVCRQITQPSSMRDMEWSSVTCPIGPTSFGVLSEGSEGTDVNSCCASHSRRLLVSGDDGGRLKLFTYPSSQPKSPCHSYQGHSNISCVCFLSDDTRVLSAGGRDSSIIQWTVESS; encoded by the exons ATGGAGAACGATCAGGATCTTCGTGATCGTATAAATTCTTTAGAAAAGAGGCTAGATGACCAAAATGATGAAATGGTGTGCCT TCGTTCCACTTTGGCCGACGCGTTGCGTCGAATTGGTGCAATAGAATCTCGGAGAG GTTCCAGCCCGTCCAAAGAACCAGTTCATCGTCGTTTGGCTCAAAGCGTGAGCTCATTGACGGATTGCAATACACCCAACTCATCTCAAATACCACGTGACGTGTCTCGACGTCAATCATCCTCTGCTAATGCGACAATCGCACACAGCCGGAATTCCAATATGTCTCGGTCAAATGGGTCACTAGTGTCCGAATGCCCAAGCTCTAGCAGTGCATCGCCGGCACCGTCACCGTCTCCGACGTCACGGCCACAACATG TACAGTTCAACAGTTTGATTTCCGATATTGGACACGGTAGAACCAGAACGCCTAATTCTTCTATGCGGACATCGTTTGTGTCAACATCAAATAGCCTGCAAACCGCTAAGCGGTGGAGTTCAACCAGTGACTTTGTACCCACCAACGGCCTCATCTCAag AAAATCAGATTCCAATTCGTTGCTTAACCTCAACGCAAAATATCCTGTTGGAAACATGACGAGGTATGG GACGCGCAGCGCCGTTTACAGCAGTGACGAAGGCTTCGTCAAGTTTCCCTTTAAAG GTCGCAACATCAATCTTTACATTCCCAGCGCACAACGCGAAAAATATTCGGCGTCGCAGACTTTGCCACTCCCGGAAGCAAAACTAAAAATGGAATGGGT TTATGGATATCGCGGAAAGGACTGCCGATCAAATTTGCATCTTATTCCAACCGGCGAACTAGTCTACTGCATTGCGGCTATTGTCGTACTTTTCGACGCCGAAGAGCACG GACAGCGATTTTATCTTGGCCATACCGGCGACGTGAAATG CTTAGCTATTCATCCGAACAAGTTATTGATTGCGTCCGGTCAAGCAGCTGGTCGAGATCCTTACGAAGGCACG CCCCATGTTCGAATATGGAATTCGGTCAGCCTTCAAACCCTTTTTGTACTTGGGCAAGGAGACTTTGGCAAATCTGTTTCTTGCGTTGCTTTTTCAAAAGCG GATGGTGGCAGTATGTTACTGATTATAGATGAGTCGCCAGATCAAACGTTATCCTTGTGGGAGTGGCAAAAGGGTGAAAGAGGGCAAAGAATTGCGGAAACAAGG TGCTCTTCGGATTTGGTGGTGGCAGTTGAATGGAATCCCGTTCCGAGAGAACGTTTCGCTTTTGTTACTAGTGGAAAAGGACACGTATGTTTTTGGTCTCTCGAAAATGGTACCTTAGGCCGCAAGCTAGGCGTCTTCGAATCACGTGATAAGCCAAAATATATTACCTGCCTGGCCTTCGCTGATAACGGAGAC TGCATTACCGGCGATTCCAATGGATCTCTCATAATTTGGTTAAAGG GGTCAAATTTAATTCAGAAAACCATTCGTAACGCGCACGAAGGCCCCGTTTTCTGTTTGCTTACCCTAAAAGACGGGCGGCTTGTCTCTGGAGGCGGTAAAGACGGCCAACTAGTTCTCTGGGATTTGCCATCGTATCGAAGGACGGGGTACATTACTGAA ATTCCGGAGAAGTATGGAAATGTGCGCGTTGCTGTTCAAGGAAAAGGATCGCAGATCTTAGTCGGCACGACGCGGAACTGCATATTGAGAGGCAGCTTCGACATACCATTTACACCT TTAATGGTTGGTCATACGGAGGAATCAACGGGCTTGTGCGTTCATCCCTCCCAATCGCAGTTTTTGTCTTTCGGCTACGATGGACGACTTCAACTCTGGGACACCATGAGTCGTACCATAATTTGGGGCAAAGATATCAGAGACCCGATACAATCTGCCTGTTTTTCGCCTGAAGGCCAAGTACTTGTTATTGCCAGCACCTGTGGAAAATGGTTTGTCATGGATTCACAGACCCGAGATATCTACGCAACGCATATGGATGGCACGGAGCCAGTTCAG GTAGTGAAATTTTCGCCAAATGGCAAGATGTTGGCCATCGGATCCAAAGATGCATCGATCTACATCTACCAAGTCTTGGACAAATATCGAAAATATTATAGAGTGGGAAAATGCGTG GGCCACACGGGTTTTGTCAGCCAAATGGATTGGGCCTGCGATAACTTACATCTTCAGACAAATTCTGGAGATTGTGAATTACTATATT GGAATACTGGAGTTTGCCGTCAAATAACGCAACCGTCTAGTATGCGAGATATGGAGTGGAGCTCAGTTACTTGCCCGATTGGCCCCACTTCTTTCGGAGTTTTATCCGAAGGAAGTGAGGGAACTGACGTCAATTCATGTTGCGCATCTCATTCCAGGAGACTTTTAGTCTCAGGAGATGATGGAGGACGCCTTAAGCTGTTCACGTATCCTTCATCTCAACCCAAA TCACCTTGCCATTCCTACCAGGGGCACAGCAACATTTCGTGTGTTTGTTTCTTATCAGATGATACACGAGTTTTGTCGGCTGGAGGCCGAGATTCATCAATAATTCAATGGACTGTGGAAAGTTCGTAG